One genomic window of Acomys russatus chromosome 29, mAcoRus1.1, whole genome shotgun sequence includes the following:
- the Ebna1bp2 gene encoding probable rRNA-processing protein EBP2, whose product MDTPPLSDSESEESLVSDRELQDAFSRGLLKPGLNVVLEKPKKAVNDVNGLKQCLAEFKRDLEWVERLDVTLGPVPGEVSETQSTPQNKDQKKGVNPEDDFQREMSFYRQAQAAVLAVLPRLHQLQVPTKRPTDYFAEMAKSDQQMQKIRQKLQTKQAAMEKSEKAKQLRALRKYGKKVQTEVLQKRQKEKAHMMNAIKKYQKGFSDKLDFLEGDQKPVERRAKAGAKGQQMNKGPNAKRRYKNQKFGFGGKKKGSKWNTRESYDDVSCFRAKVAHGKGPKRPGKKGANKRPGKRTRQKMKSKAH is encoded by the exons ATGGACACCCCTCCGCTCTCAGACTCGGAGTCTGAAGAGTCCCTGGTCTCAGACCGGGAG TTGCAGGATGCGTTTTCCCGCGGACTCCTGAAGCCTGGCCTCAACGTGGTGCTAGAGAAGCCGAAGAAGGCGGTGAATGACGTG AATGGCCTGAAGCAGTGTTTGGCTGAATTCAAACGGGATCTGGAGTGGGTTGAAAGGCTCGATGTGACCCTGGGTCCAGTGCCGGGGGAAGTCAGCGAAACACAGTCAACACCCCAGAACAAGGACCAGAAGAAAGGTGTTAATCCGGAAGACGACTTCCAGAGGGAAATGAGTTT CTACCGCCAGGCGCAGGCTGCAGTGCTGGCTGTATTGCCCCGGCTCCACCAGCTCCAGGTCCCCACAAAGCGGCCCACGGATTATTTTGCAGAGATGGCCAAGTCTGATCAGCAGATGCAAAAG ATCCGACAGAAGCTGCAGACTAAACAGGCTGCCATGGAAAAATCTGAAAAGGCCAAGCAACTTCGAGCACTTAGGAAATATGGAAAGAAG gtgcaAACTGAGGTCCTtcagaagaggcagaaggagaaagcacATATGATGAACGCCATCAAGAAGTACCAGAAAG GCTTCTCTGATAAGCTGGATTTCCTTGAGGGCGATCAGAAGCCTGTGGAACGCCGCGCAAAGGCAGGAGCTAAAGGCCAGCAGATGAATAAAGG GCCTAACGCCAAACGAAGGTACAAAAACCAGAAGTTTGGTTTtggtggaaagaagaaaggctcCAAATGGAACACTCGCGAGAGCTACGATGATGTCTCCTGCTTCCGAGCCAAGGTGGCTCATGGCAAGGGCCCCAAGAGGCCTGGGAAGAAAGGGGCAAAT aaGAGACCCGGAAAACgaacaagacagaaaatgaagagcAAAGCCCACTGA